One window of the Halarcobacter mediterraneus genome contains the following:
- a CDS encoding aminodeoxychorismate/anthranilate synthase component II yields the protein MILMIDNYDSFTYNIVQYCLELGADLKVIRNDELSVEEIEKLNPEKIIISPGPSTPDEAGICLDVIKYFADKKPILGICLGHQSIAQVFGGKVICAQNMMHGKTSTIKVKNNTKIFSTLPNEFIQTRYHSLIVEKNNLPEIIIPTSYSTDDNEIMSLEIKDKDIYGVQFHPESIMSEYGHKILDNFLKL from the coding sequence ATGATTTTAATGATTGATAATTATGATTCATTTACATATAATATAGTTCAATATTGTTTAGAATTAGGTGCAGATTTAAAAGTGATAAGAAATGATGAATTAAGTGTAGAAGAAATAGAAAAACTAAACCCTGAAAAGATAATAATATCTCCAGGTCCATCAACACCAGATGAAGCAGGTATTTGTTTAGATGTTATAAAATATTTTGCTGATAAAAAACCAATCTTAGGTATTTGCTTAGGACATCAAAGTATTGCCCAAGTATTTGGTGGAAAAGTTATTTGTGCTCAAAATATGATGCATGGAAAAACTTCAACAATAAAAGTTAAAAATAATACAAAGATTTTTAGTACATTACCTAATGAGTTTATTCAGACAAGATACCATTCTTTAATTGTAGAAAAGAATAATTTACCTGAAATTATAATTCCTACTTCTTATAGTACTGATGATAATGAAATTATGTCTTTAGAAATTAAAGATAAAGATATTTATGGAGTACAATTTCATCCTGAATCTATAATGAGTGAATATGGTCATAAAATTTTAGACAATTTCTTAAAATTATGA
- a CDS encoding diguanylate cyclase, producing the protein MYYFKIIFISFFIFFYNLNAKENDKVFIQLDWLHQFQFAGYYMAKEKGFFAEENLDVEINEFSDNSNIVEKVLNTKNTYAVGKSSLVIDRLEGKKILLLAAIYQTSPMVLISLKSNINKIKDLKNKSVMLTDDAKTAAAINSMIISQGINLNNINFQEHSFNIDDLINKKIHAMGCYLSNEPYYLKQKNIDFRIYNPSEYGFNFYGGIFFTSQKELEENPLRVKKIYKSILKGWQYAFNNIEETAKIIYEKYNTQQKNLNALIYEGKVLKKLAKFEEGELGNITLDKIEEIKRLYLLLGLTNSTINYKLNDLIYKPNKLSLNSKEINYLKNNTITLISNSNFPPFTINKHGKISGLEIDYWQLINKKINSINSIKIINNNKKANEVIKRNFSSAKFAFGKIDYDNEETSISYSIDRIKIAMATLIDKPYVSSVKELKNKQIAIIKGAIYAEEFKNKHPFLEYTEVKDINEGFELLQKNKVYGFISKLPALSYNITKNIIPNAKITGIFEDSYDLRLQINKENKILYNILNKAVSTISEQERKKIRDKYNSIIYEPQKDYSWIYKVIFFLLIVIIVIILNNRKLNKEIKKRKLAEKELFKIANFDGLTNIYNRRKIESILNLELNRAKRYKRALSLIFFDIDNFKLINDELGHSLEDEVLEKISILVKDTVRKTDFFGRWGGEEFIIILPETKKEQAKVVAYLLKEKIANFDFEIDRKVTCSFGVSQFEESDCADSLLTRADNAMYDVKRNGKNEVKVV; encoded by the coding sequence ATGTATTATTTTAAAATAATTTTTATATCATTTTTTATATTTTTTTATAATTTAAATGCGAAAGAAAACGATAAAGTCTTTATACAATTAGATTGGTTACATCAATTTCAATTTGCAGGATATTATATGGCAAAAGAAAAAGGTTTTTTTGCAGAAGAAAACCTTGATGTAGAAATAAATGAATTTTCAGATAATAGTAATATTGTAGAAAAAGTTTTGAATACAAAGAATACTTATGCTGTAGGAAAATCATCATTAGTAATTGATAGACTTGAAGGTAAAAAAATTTTACTATTAGCTGCTATTTATCAAACTTCTCCAATGGTACTTATTTCATTAAAATCAAATATTAACAAAATAAAAGATTTAAAAAACAAGAGTGTAATGTTAACAGACGATGCTAAAACTGCCGCAGCAATAAACTCAATGATAATATCACAAGGAATTAATTTAAATAATATAAATTTTCAAGAGCACTCGTTCAATATTGATGACTTAATTAATAAAAAAATTCATGCTATGGGCTGTTATCTATCAAATGAACCTTATTATTTAAAACAAAAAAACATAGATTTCAGAATTTATAACCCTAGTGAATATGGTTTTAATTTTTATGGAGGAATTTTTTTTACTTCCCAAAAAGAATTAGAAGAAAACCCTTTAAGGGTAAAAAAAATATATAAATCTATTTTAAAAGGTTGGCAATATGCATTTAATAATATAGAAGAAACTGCAAAAATTATTTATGAAAAATATAATACACAACAGAAAAATTTAAATGCACTTATCTATGAAGGAAAAGTCTTAAAAAAACTAGCGAAGTTTGAAGAAGGAGAACTAGGTAATATAACTTTAGATAAAATTGAAGAAATAAAAAGACTTTATTTATTATTAGGATTAACAAATAGTACAATAAATTACAAATTGAATGATTTAATTTATAAACCAAATAAACTTAGTTTGAACTCTAAAGAAATTAATTATTTAAAAAACAATACAATAACTTTAATTTCTAACTCAAATTTTCCACCTTTTACAATTAATAAACATGGTAAAATATCAGGTTTAGAAATTGATTACTGGCAATTAATAAACAAGAAAATTAATAGTATTAATTCTATAAAGATAATAAATAATAATAAAAAAGCAAATGAAGTTATAAAAAGAAATTTCTCTTCTGCAAAGTTTGCTTTTGGAAAAATTGATTATGATAATGAAGAAACTTCAATAAGCTACAGTATTGATAGAATTAAAATTGCAATGGCTACATTAATTGATAAACCTTATGTTTCCTCTGTAAAAGAGTTGAAAAATAAACAAATTGCCATAATTAAAGGCGCTATATATGCAGAAGAGTTTAAAAACAAACATCCTTTTCTTGAATATACTGAAGTTAAAGATATAAATGAGGGCTTCGAACTTTTACAAAAAAATAAAGTTTATGGTTTTATAAGTAAATTGCCTGCACTTTCATATAATATTACAAAAAATATTATCCCTAATGCAAAAATTACAGGAATTTTTGAGGATTCCTATGATTTAAGACTACAAATTAATAAAGAGAATAAAATATTATATAATATATTAAACAAAGCAGTTTCTACTATTAGTGAACAAGAAAGAAAAAAAATAAGGGATAAGTATAACTCCATAATTTATGAGCCACAAAAAGATTATTCTTGGATTTATAAAGTGATTTTCTTCTTGTTGATAGTTATTATTGTAATAATTTTAAATAATAGAAAGTTAAATAAAGAAATAAAAAAAAGGAAACTAGCAGAAAAAGAACTCTTTAAAATTGCAAATTTTGATGGCCTTACTAATATTTATAATAGAAGAAAGATTGAATCAATTCTTAATTTAGAGTTAAATAGAGCCAAAAGATACAAAAGAGCCTTATCTTTAATCTTTTTTGATATAGATAATTTTAAATTAATAAATGATGAATTGGGTCATTCATTAGAAGATGAAGTTTTAGAAAAAATATCTATTTTAGTAAAGGACACCGTGAGAAAAACTGATTTTTTTGGAAGATGGGGAGGAGAAGAATTTATAATTATTCTACCTGAAACAAAAAAAGAACAAGCAAAAGTAGTAGCTTATTTATTAAAAGAAAAAATTGCAAACTTTGATTTTGAAATAGATAGAAAAGTTACTTGTAGTTTTGGAGTATCTCAATTTGAAGAATCAGATTGTGCAGACTCTTTATTAACAAGAGCTGACAATGCGATGTATGATGTAAAAAGAAATGGAAAGAATGAAGTTAAAGTAGTCTAA
- a CDS encoding menaquinone biosynthesis decarboxylase, which translates to MKEAIEILKKNDLLRIIDDELDIYLEIPHIAYVEVKKEDSKALLFTNVVDRKNNKKFDIPVLMNVFCNEKAVKLFIGDGDKIGSEIESLLKMKPPTTLSEKLSRFGKLFALKNTIPKKNKGKGECQEVIKLGKEAKLSDLPVLTTWEQDGGPFITMGQVYTTSLNGEMKNLGMYRLQVYDDNTLGMHWQIHKDSNHFFHEYKKAGKKMPVSIGVGGDPMYIWCGQAPLPIGIFELMLYGFVKNKNAQLVKSITNDIYVPRDNDFIIEGFVDTSKLRIEGPFGDHTGYYTLEEEYPFMEVTAITHKKEPTYLATVVGKPPLEDKYMGHATERIFLPLLKTTAPDLIDYYMPENGVFHNLIIAKIKTLYPGHASQMMHAFWGVGQMSFVKHAIFVNEDAPELTEHEAIAEYILNRIDIDELLVSRGVVDALDHSSPKFAVGGKLGLDCTGEEVSELGITLLKDDELLAKMQEITDEVKDLKQYFTNTKNPLTVITVDKKRNQKEVFESLKPLYENIKILIIVDAKNQNDVNNPYMLLWRVVNNIDSNRDLYIENSTICLDGTNKNEFDNFKRRWPDDVDCSREVLDSLKQRGILDISDEFIKKYQL; encoded by the coding sequence ATGAAAGAAGCTATTGAAATTTTAAAAAAGAATGATTTATTAAGAATCATAGACGATGAGTTGGATATTTACTTAGAAATACCTCACATTGCATATGTAGAAGTAAAAAAAGAAGACTCAAAGGCATTATTATTTACAAATGTAGTAGATAGAAAAAACAATAAAAAGTTTGATATTCCAGTTTTAATGAATGTATTTTGTAATGAAAAAGCAGTAAAACTTTTTATTGGTGATGGAGATAAAATTGGAAGTGAGATAGAGTCTTTATTAAAAATGAAGCCACCTACAACCTTAAGTGAAAAACTTTCAAGATTTGGAAAGTTATTTGCTCTTAAAAATACTATTCCTAAAAAGAATAAAGGAAAAGGTGAGTGTCAGGAAGTAATTAAACTTGGAAAGGAAGCTAAGCTTTCAGATTTACCTGTATTAACTACTTGGGAACAAGATGGTGGTCCTTTTATTACTATGGGACAAGTTTATACTACATCATTAAATGGTGAAATGAAAAACTTAGGTATGTATAGACTTCAAGTATATGATGATAATACCTTAGGGATGCACTGGCAAATTCATAAAGACTCAAATCACTTTTTCCATGAGTATAAAAAAGCTGGGAAGAAGATGCCAGTTTCAATCGGAGTAGGAGGTGATCCTATGTATATATGGTGTGGACAAGCGCCACTTCCAATTGGTATTTTTGAACTTATGCTTTATGGTTTTGTAAAAAATAAAAATGCACAACTTGTAAAATCAATTACAAATGATATATATGTTCCAAGGGATAATGACTTTATAATAGAAGGTTTTGTTGATACAAGTAAACTAAGAATAGAAGGACCATTTGGAGACCATACAGGATATTATACATTAGAAGAAGAGTATCCTTTTATGGAAGTAACTGCTATTACTCATAAAAAAGAACCAACATATTTAGCAACAGTAGTTGGGAAACCACCACTTGAAGATAAATATATGGGGCATGCAACGGAGAGAATTTTCTTACCATTACTTAAAACAACTGCTCCTGATTTAATTGATTATTATATGCCTGAAAATGGAGTATTCCATAATCTAATTATTGCAAAAATAAAAACACTATATCCAGGACATGCTTCTCAAATGATGCACGCATTTTGGGGAGTAGGGCAGATGAGTTTTGTAAAACATGCTATTTTTGTAAATGAAGATGCTCCAGAGTTAACAGAACACGAAGCAATTGCAGAATATATATTAAATAGAATAGATATTGATGAATTATTAGTATCAAGAGGTGTAGTTGATGCACTTGACCACTCAAGTCCAAAATTTGCAGTAGGTGGGAAACTAGGACTTGATTGTACAGGTGAAGAAGTATCAGAGCTTGGAATTACATTGTTAAAAGATGATGAATTGTTAGCAAAAATGCAAGAAATAACTGATGAGGTAAAGGATTTAAAACAGTATTTTACCAATACAAAAAATCCATTGACAGTTATTACAGTTGATAAAAAAAGAAATCAAAAAGAAGTTTTTGAAAGTTTAAAACCTCTTTATGAAAATATTAAAATTCTTATAATAGTAGATGCAAAAAATCAAAATGACGTAAATAATCCATATATGTTATTATGGAGAGTTGTAAATAATATTGATTCAAATAGAGATTTATATATTGAAAATAGTACTATTTGTCTAGATGGTACAAATAAAAACGAATTTGATAATTTTAAAAGAAGATGGCCTGATGATGTTGATTGTTCAAGAGAAGTTCTTGATAGTCTAAAACAAAGAGGTATTTTAGATATTTCAGATGAGTTTATTAAAAAATATCAATTATAA
- a CDS encoding MalY/PatB family protein, translating to MFDEIVNRKGTSCAKYDALETYFGYSDLQPLWVADMDFKTPDIINDAIIKRAQHGIYGYAKPTAKTYNLVKEWMKKRHSWEIDTSWISFCNGVVPAYSAAIEAFTEEGDEIIVQTPVYFPLFNSIKNNNRKVVRNSLKEDNGYYTMDIEDLKNKITSKSKILVLCSPHNPVGRVWSKEELEELGKICIQNNLLIISDEIHADLVFKKFTPMASLSKEISNITLTLNSPGKTFNIAGLNCSYAICENKDIKEKFDKEITKRELGSVNVFGFTALEAAYEFGEKWLEDLKKYLKSNITFTKDFLIKSNSKVQFLEPEATYLLWLNFKMTGLSHKEIKNKLLEEAKIALNDGRSFGVEGDSYFRLNCALPKIELERSLSKIVTVF from the coding sequence ATGTTTGATGAAATAGTAAATAGAAAAGGAACATCTTGTGCAAAATATGATGCCCTTGAAACATACTTTGGATATTCTGATTTACAACCACTTTGGGTAGCTGATATGGATTTTAAAACTCCTGATATTATAAATGATGCAATCATAAAAAGAGCTCAACATGGTATATATGGATACGCAAAACCTACTGCTAAAACATACAATCTTGTTAAAGAGTGGATGAAAAAAAGACACTCTTGGGAAATTGACACTTCATGGATATCTTTTTGTAATGGAGTTGTACCTGCTTATAGTGCTGCAATTGAAGCTTTTACTGAAGAAGGGGATGAGATCATTGTTCAAACACCAGTTTATTTTCCTCTATTTAACTCTATAAAAAACAATAATAGAAAAGTAGTTAGAAATTCTCTAAAAGAAGATAATGGTTACTATACTATGGACATAGAAGATTTAAAAAATAAAATTACTTCTAAATCTAAAATCTTAGTTTTATGTTCTCCTCATAATCCAGTTGGAAGAGTTTGGAGTAAAGAAGAACTTGAAGAACTAGGAAAAATCTGTATTCAAAATAATCTTTTAATAATAAGTGATGAAATCCATGCTGATTTAGTATTTAAAAAATTTACACCTATGGCATCATTATCAAAAGAAATTTCAAATATTACTTTAACTTTAAATTCTCCTGGAAAAACTTTCAATATTGCTGGATTAAATTGCTCATATGCAATTTGCGAAAACAAAGATATAAAAGAAAAATTTGACAAAGAGATTACAAAAAGAGAATTAGGCTCTGTAAATGTATTTGGATTTACAGCATTAGAAGCTGCATATGAATTTGGTGAAAAATGGTTAGAAGACTTAAAAAAATATCTTAAAAGTAATATTACTTTCACAAAAGATTTTTTAATAAAAAGTAACTCAAAAGTACAATTTTTAGAGCCTGAAGCAACATATCTATTATGGTTAAACTTTAAAATGACAGGCTTATCACATAAAGAAATAAAAAATAAATTATTGGAAGAAGCTAAAATTGCTCTTAATGATGGAAGAAGCTTTGGAGTGGAGGGAGACTCGTATTTTAGGCTAAACTGTGCTCTCCCAAAGATAGAGTTGGAAAGATCATTGAGTAAAATAGTTACAGTTTTTTAG
- a CDS encoding NADH-quinone oxidoreductase subunit A, giving the protein MSTHLILSSVIFVSIAFILVGVFLLTKYLGPNNTQDKLKNTVYESGVSNPVGTTNIRFSIKFYLVAIGFLLFDVEIIFMFPWAVNIVDLGYAGLVKMFIFIGLLFAGLIYMYKKKALSWD; this is encoded by the coding sequence ATGTCGACACATTTAATTCTTTCATCTGTTATTTTTGTTTCTATTGCTTTTATTTTAGTAGGAGTTTTTCTACTAACAAAGTACTTAGGACCAAACAATACACAAGATAAATTAAAAAACACAGTTTACGAAAGTGGTGTTTCCAACCCTGTTGGAACTACAAATATTAGGTTTTCTATTAAGTTTTACTTAGTAGCTATTGGATTCTTATTATTTGATGTAGAAATAATATTTATGTTTCCTTGGGCTGTTAATATAGTTGACCTTGGCTATGCAGGTTTAGTAAAAATGTTTATTTTTATTGGACTACTTTTTGCTGGTCTTATTTATATGTATAAGAAAAAGGCGTTATCATGGGATTAG
- a CDS encoding NADH-quinone oxidoreductase subunit B produces MGLGAEANLGDSIITTKLDEAVNWARSYSMWPMAFGTACCGIEFMSVAASKYDVSRFGAEVVRFSPRQADLLIVAGTISYKQAPVLKKIWDQMCEPKWVISMGACACSGGFYDNYTTLQGIDEIIPVHEYISGCPPRPEAVLDAIMNIQKKSYDESIIKERDQNFKGILDA; encoded by the coding sequence ATGGGATTAGGAGCTGAAGCTAATTTAGGTGATTCTATAATCACAACTAAACTTGATGAAGCAGTTAACTGGGCTAGATCATACTCAATGTGGCCAATGGCATTTGGTACTGCATGTTGTGGGATTGAATTTATGTCTGTTGCTGCTTCTAAATATGATGTATCAAGATTTGGTGCGGAAGTTGTAAGATTTTCGCCAAGACAAGCAGACTTATTGATTGTTGCAGGAACTATTTCATACAAGCAAGCTCCTGTATTAAAGAAAATTTGGGATCAAATGTGTGAACCTAAGTGGGTTATCTCTATGGGAGCATGTGCATGTTCTGGTGGATTTTATGATAACTATACTACTTTACAAGGAATTGATGAAATTATTCCTGTACATGAATATATTTCAGGTTGTCCTCCAAGACCTGAAGCTGTTTTAGATGCAATTATGAATATTCAGAAAAAATCTTATGATGAATCTATTATCAAAGAAAGAGACCAAAACTTCAAAGGGATTTTAGATGCTTAA
- the nuoD gene encoding NADH dehydrogenase (quinone) subunit D, producing MLKTDMLIDAKDIKSTITRLKNEEDYTLLLDVTAVDYLQYPDVTPSRFAVIYILRTSDFKKQISIKSYVDDNTLEVDSISDLYYSADWAERETFDQYGIKFKGHHNLKRVLNHHQFVGHPLRKDYEITKGQVCTETEDLMDEMLPLLKRKGYSEDDMEELMMLNVGPSHPASHGTIRNFVAMEGETISACVTEIGYLHRGFEKSCETHNYSQIIPYTDRLNYCSAILNNIGYSKAVEEMLGIDITPRAKMIRVIIGELSRIIDHLVCNAANMVDLGGLTSLWYLFAPRDKAYDLFSKLTGARLTNSYTRIGGLEYDLYDGFEQDLSQVLKDTEKAIEDALSLILHNRIYHDRTQDVGVIDAEFAISAGITGPNLRAAGVAYDMRKDNPYYGYENFDFDVVVGSHGDVYDRMMCRFEEMKQSIRIIRQAMKELPDGPLNVDHQGIILPDKKDVYGNIEGLMNQFKLTFEGIKVPKGEYYSATEAGNGELGFYIVSDGSGIPYKVKCRPPCFYSLGAYSRIVEGDMLADAIVTMASMNFIAGEFDR from the coding sequence ATGCTTAAAACAGATATGCTCATTGATGCAAAAGATATAAAATCAACGATTACTAGACTTAAAAATGAAGAAGATTATACATTATTATTAGATGTAACTGCAGTTGATTATTTACAATATCCAGATGTTACTCCATCTAGATTTGCAGTTATCTATATTTTAAGAACTAGTGATTTTAAAAAACAAATTTCTATTAAATCATATGTTGATGATAATACTTTAGAAGTAGATTCTATTTCTGATCTTTATTATTCTGCTGATTGGGCAGAGAGAGAAACTTTTGATCAGTATGGAATTAAATTCAAGGGTCATCATAATTTAAAAAGAGTATTAAACCACCATCAATTTGTTGGTCACCCTCTAAGAAAAGATTATGAAATCACTAAAGGCCAAGTTTGTACTGAAACTGAAGACTTGATGGATGAAATGCTTCCTTTACTAAAAAGAAAAGGCTACAGTGAAGATGATATGGAAGAGCTAATGATGTTAAATGTTGGACCTTCTCACCCCGCTTCTCACGGTACAATTAGAAACTTCGTTGCAATGGAAGGGGAAACTATTTCTGCTTGTGTAACTGAAATAGGTTATTTACACAGAGGTTTTGAAAAATCTTGTGAAACTCATAACTACTCTCAAATTATTCCATATACAGATAGACTTAACTATTGTTCTGCCATTTTAAATAATATTGGTTATTCAAAAGCAGTTGAAGAGATGTTAGGTATTGATATTACTCCAAGAGCAAAAATGATTAGAGTAATAATAGGTGAGCTTTCAAGAATTATTGACCACCTTGTTTGTAATGCTGCAAATATGGTTGATTTAGGGGGACTTACTAGTTTATGGTATTTATTTGCTCCAAGAGATAAAGCCTATGATTTATTTTCAAAATTAACAGGGGCTAGACTTACAAACTCATATACAAGAATTGGTGGTTTAGAATATGATTTATATGATGGCTTTGAGCAAGACCTTTCTCAAGTGTTAAAAGATACTGAAAAAGCTATTGAAGATGCCTTATCTTTAATTTTACATAATAGAATTTACCATGATAGAACACAAGATGTAGGTGTAATTGATGCAGAATTTGCTATTAGTGCTGGTATTACTGGTCCTAACTTAAGAGCTGCTGGTGTTGCATATGACATGAGAAAAGATAATCCATATTATGGATATGAAAACTTTGACTTTGATGTTGTTGTTGGTTCACATGGTGATGTTTATGACAGAATGATGTGTAGATTTGAAGAGATGAAACAATCAATTAGAATCATAAGACAAGCAATGAAAGAGCTTCCAGATGGACCACTAAATGTTGACCATCAAGGTATTATTCTTCCTGATAAAAAAGATGTTTATGGAAATATCGAAGGTTTAATGAATCAATTCAAACTAACATTTGAAGGTATCAAAGTTCCTAAGGGTGAATATTATTCAGCAACTGAAGCTGGAAATGGTGAACTTGGATTCTACATCGTAAGTGATGGTTCAGGTATTCCATATAAAGTTAAATGTAGACCACCTTGCTTTTACTCTTTAGGTGCTTATTCAAGAATTGTAGAAGGTGATATGTTAGCTGATGCTATTGTAACAATGGCTAGTATGAACTTTATTGCAGGGGAGTTTGATAGATAA
- a CDS encoding NADH-quinone oxidoreductase subunit NuoE family protein: MSKFKYTEENEKEFARIAKKYPKIDAMMLPALWLVQEQEGWVSPDAMVFVADKLGKTPIEVYEFATFYTMFNLKPIGTYHIELCKTLSCMVMGAPELKKFVKDTLGIGPGETSEDGKFHFSEVECQGACGGAPMIALNNQYHENMSVDKLKKIIEECK; this comes from the coding sequence ATGAGTAAATTTAAATATACAGAAGAAAATGAAAAAGAGTTTGCAAGAATTGCTAAAAAATACCCAAAAATTGATGCAATGATGTTACCTGCATTATGGCTTGTTCAAGAACAAGAAGGATGGGTAAGTCCAGATGCAATGGTTTTTGTAGCTGATAAATTAGGTAAAACTCCAATTGAAGTTTACGAATTTGCAACATTTTATACAATGTTTAATCTAAAACCAATTGGGACATATCATATAGAATTATGTAAAACACTTTCTTGTATGGTAATGGGTGCACCTGAACTTAAAAAATTTGTAAAAGATACTTTAGGTATTGGTCCAGGAGAAACTAGTGAAGATGGAAAATTCCACTTCTCTGAAGTTGAGTGTCAAGGAGCTTGTGGTGGTGCACCAATGATTGCATTAAATAATCAGTACCATGAAAACATGTCTGTTGATAAACTTAAAAAGATTATTGAGGAGTGTAAGTAA
- the nuoF gene encoding NADH-quinone oxidoreductase subunit NuoF, with translation MAVELVKIVSKNFDIPDSHKLEVALKNGRYESIDKAFSMQPDEITEEVCKSGLRGKGGGGAACGPKWKLMPPVDERPRYLIVNGDESEPGTFKDRQIFQYDPHLLIEGIICSSYAIGAHDAYIYIRGEYKWFIDRLNEAIEEAYEAGIIGEKVMNKYDYRIDITVHRGGGAYICGEKSALIESIEGKRGHPRLKPHGKECEWFYGMPATVNNVETISSVPNIVLNGYESYTKWGTEKAPGTMLFAMSGPVKNPGVYELQYGEKMIDVINDIGGGMKNGMKLKALIPGGASCPILTAEEVEKAYLDYESMWDIGSTLGTGGMMIIPEGTSMVDVAKNLIEFYHHESCGQCTPCREGTGWIDKTIKKILDGNGSEKDLDTIIDVCGTMNGKTICVFAPAVKDIIQSIVEKYRHEFEEHFKS, from the coding sequence ATGGCAGTTGAATTAGTAAAAATTGTTAGTAAGAACTTTGACATTCCAGATTCTCATAAACTTGAAGTAGCTTTAAAAAATGGAAGATATGAATCTATTGATAAAGCATTTTCTATGCAACCAGATGAAATTACAGAAGAAGTTTGTAAATCAGGTTTAAGGGGTAAAGGTGGTGGTGGTGCTGCCTGTGGACCAAAATGGAAATTAATGCCACCAGTTGATGAAAGACCAAGATATTTAATTGTAAATGGTGATGAATCAGAACCTGGAACATTCAAAGATAGGCAAATTTTCCAATATGATCCACATTTACTGATTGAAGGAATAATTTGTTCTTCATATGCAATCGGTGCCCATGATGCATATATTTATATCAGAGGTGAATATAAATGGTTTATTGATAGATTAAATGAAGCAATAGAAGAAGCATATGAAGCTGGAATCATTGGTGAAAAAGTAATGAATAAATATGATTATAGAATTGACATTACTGTTCATAGAGGTGGTGGAGCTTATATTTGTGGTGAAAAATCTGCTTTAATTGAATCAATAGAAGGTAAAAGAGGTCACCCAAGACTTAAACCACATGGCAAAGAATGTGAATGGTTTTATGGAATGCCTGCAACAGTTAACAATGTTGAAACAATTTCATCTGTTCCTAATATTGTATTAAATGGATATGAGTCATATACAAAATGGGGAACTGAAAAAGCACCTGGTACTATGCTATTTGCTATGAGTGGTCCAGTTAAAAACCCAGGAGTTTATGAACTTCAATATGGTGAAAAAATGATTGATGTTATTAATGACATCGGTGGTGGAATGAAAAATGGAATGAAATTAAAAGCTTTAATTCCAGGTGGTGCTTCATGTCCTATTCTTACAGCCGAAGAAGTAGAAAAAGCATATTTAGATTATGAATCTATGTGGGACATTGGTTCAACACTTGGTACTGGTGGGATGATGATTATCCCTGAAGGTACTTCAATGGTGGATGTGGCTAAAAATTTAATTGAATTTTATCATCATGAATCTTGTGGTCAATGTACTCCTTGTAGAGAAGGAACAGGATGGATAGATAAAACTATCAAAAAAATTCTTGATGGAAATGGTTCAGAAAAAGATCTTGATACTATCATAGATGTATGTGGAACAATGAATGGAAAAACTATTTGTGTGTTTGCACCAGCAGTTAAAGATATTATCCAAAGTATCGTTGAAAAATATAGACATGAATTTGAAGAACATTTTAAAAGCTAA